In the genome of Deltaproteobacteria bacterium, the window GCAGACATCCTTCTCCCGCCGATGCTCCCTCTTTCATCACCCTCCCGCCCGGTTAATAAGGAATCATTCGTGACCACAAAAAGTGAAGTCAGGAGGCGCAAGAAGGAAAAGGTTGTAAGGCCGATGAAAAAATGATAAATTGCCTGAGCAAAATTTGTGAGAGAAAGCTTAGAAGGGAGTTTCATGGATCAGGTGAATTTTCTCGACCCCATCTTCAAACCCCGATCTATCGCCGTCATCGGGGCTTCCACCCAGGTGGAAAAATGGGGGCATCGCATGGTTGCTCGCCCCCTGAATACCGGGTTCAGAGGGGCAATTTATCCAGTTAATCCCCATAGCCAAGAAGTAGCTGGCCTGAAGGCCTGGGCTAAAATTTCTGATCTGCCCAAAGATATTGACCTTGCCGTTATCACCCTTCCGGCGCCCATGGTGGCCGAGGCTTTGAAGGAATGCCTGCGCCAAGGCATGCGGGGAGCAATAATTATTTCCGCTGGCTTTGCTGAGATCGGAAAGGAAGGGAAGAAACTCCAGGAAGAGATTGTGAGTATCGCCATAGAGGCGAAGATTCCCCTTGTGGGACCCAATTGCATGGGGCTCTGGAGTGCTCCGGTCGGTTTGAACCTGGCTTTCGAGGAGGCCCCCTTTCGCGGTTCCGTCGCTTTCATCTCCCAAAGCGGAACCCTGGGAAATTATCTCATGCTTCTGGCCAAGGCCAAGGGATATGGCTTCAGCAGTTTAGTTAGCAGCGGCAACCAGGCCATGCTGGAAGTGACGGATTATTTGGAATACTTTGGCGCCGACGAGGGAACCCGGGCAATTATTCTTTACATCGAGGGCATCCAGGACGCCAAACGGTTTGCCAGGGTAGTCAGGGAAGTGGTCAAAAAGAAACCTATCATGGTATACAAGGCCGGTCGGTTCGAGGTCGGCGTGCGCGCGGCTCTTTCCCATACGGCTTCTCTGGCAGGTAATGATAAAATTTTCGATGCCCTTTGCAAACAGGCCGGAATCATCCGCTGTTATGATCCCTTGCATACGTTCGATATGGCCATGGCCTTGACTGCCCAGCCGCTGCCCCAAGGCAACCGTGTGGCCATCATTTCCGGCGGGGGGGGATATTGCGTGACGATGGCGGAAGCTGCGGCGGCCTGGGATCTGGACGTTCCCGAATTGGATCCATCCGCCTCCGAAAGAATCGAAAAATTCCTTTACCCCTTTGCTCCCCATCCTCGGAATCCTGTGGACGCAGCTTCCGATATCCGCCCCATGACCTATGCCCGGGCCCTGGACGTCCTGATGAGCCTGGATTACATCGATGGGATTTTTATGATGATTCCCTTCATGTTTGAATTCCAGCTACGTTCCCCCGCTTCTATCCGGGACTTGATGGACGCCACTGAGATCATCTGTTCCCTGCCCCGGAAATACAACAAACCCATTTTAGGTAATATGATTCCAGTGGCGAGTGTCGGGCCGGCCCTGGATCTTCTCCAGAAGGCCGGGATTCCTTTCTATGCATCCCAGGATGAGTCTGCCCGGGCTATGTATGCCCTTGTACGATACGCCCGGATCCTGGCCAATAGGGATTAATTGAATCAGGACGCAAATTTTCGTTAACAGGTGCAGAAAAAGAATTCTATGTTCTGCCACTTAAATTCTCAAAAGCCAGCTATGGCCTACGGCAATTTGAAAAATGCCAACCGCAGAATGCACGTCTTTCGGTTTGTTTAAAATCTGGTAAATCTGCGTTCATCTGCGTCCGAAAAAGAATATTTTTTCGAGATAAACATCCCCGCCGCAAGCAGCGGGGTATTAATCTGAGGGTTCCGCGGTCCGACTCGCAGCAAGCTGCGGGGAATACAACCCGAAGTGATTTAATGAATTCTTAAGGATTCCCGCCCGGTGTTTCGTGGCCCGGGCGGAAGGACAGCCTGCGCCGCCAAAATCGGCGGGAATCCGTATTCCCCATGACCACGGGCCTGGTTTCCGCAATGAGAAAACGGGGGGAGAAAAGGAACCCCCTTTTCCAAATGGGTAGAAGCCCCCGCTTTGGCAAAGAGGAGACTGCTGCCTTATTTTGGCCAGCAGGATGTCCTTTCGCCCGGGCCTGGGAAAAGACTTCAGAATTACAGAAGATTACAAAAATAATGAGGCTCTTTCCACCAACGAATTGGGAGATGACCAAAAAATTATAAAGAATCGCCATGAAATCCCCCTTAATCCCGATTTTTCAGGTTCAGGGAAAGGATAATTTTGAAAATCGCAATTGGTGGGATAAAGTGAATGGTTTTGTTGGGAAGGCAATTGCGGGGCGGGGGCCCGGCAGGATATATTGTTCGCCTCCGCCCCAATAAAAAAGCCAAATTTACTTCACCGCATTTTTCAATGCTTTTCCTGCTGCAAATTTCGGTACTTTCTTTGCCGGGATCTTGATCTCTTTGCCCGTCTGGGGGTTCCGGCCGACACGGGCTTTCCGTTTGCCCACCTTGAATGTTCCAAAGCCCACCAGGGTTAAGGTTTGTCCTTTTTTCAGAGCTTTTTTAATTGTGTCCAGTACGCAAGAAATAGCATCCTCGGCCATTCTCTTGCTGCCCACCACTTTGGCTACTTCTGCCACCAGATCTGCCTTGTTCATCCTGCTTCACCCCCCTTCTTTCTTGCAATATAAAAATTTCATCCCTATTTTAAAGGATATTTAAAACTTGTCAAATCTTTTATTCGTAAAAAATAAATTTTCTTTAACCCCCGGATTTACAAGTTAAGCCCCCTCACCCTTCCCCTCTCCCCCGCAAATGGGGGAGAGGGCGGGGGTGGGGGGGAAGGAAAATAAAGGAAATTCCTATACAATAAATTTATGATCTAAAATTTCTTGCTTCCAATCATCGGCTATGGTATTTTCTCAAATAATCTTTTTTTACAACCATATTCAAAGGAGATTTTATGACCGGCGAATTTCATCCCCCCGCGCGCATCCTTATGGGTCCCGGGCCAAGTAACGTAGATCCACGAGTCCTCTTGGCCATGGCCAAGCCTATGGTAGGCCATCTGGACCCGGAATTTATCCGCATCATGAACAACCTTCAGGACCTGCTGCGGCATGTGTTCGGCACGAAGAATCCCGTAACCATCCCCATCTCAGGCACGGGAAGCGCCGGAATGGAGGCAGCCTTCGTCAACGTGGTTGAGCCCGGGGATCGAGTCCTGGTCTGCATAAACGGGGTATTCGGGGAACGCATGGCGGACGTGGCCGAGCGGTGCGGCGCCCATTTGCGCACCATTTCCGCTCCCTGGGGAGAGGCTTTTGAGCTCGAGGCCATTCAAAAAGAGCTCCGCAGCTTCCAGCCCAAGGTTTTAGCCATCGTCCACGCCGAGACTTCCACCGGTGTCCTGCAACCCCTGGAAGAATTGCCGGCAATTCTAAAAAATAATCCGGACACCCTCCTCCTCGTAGATACCGTGACCTCCCTCGGAGGCCACCCCGTAAATGTGGACGAATGGGGGATCGATATATGTTACAGCGGAACGCAAAAGTGTTTGAGCTGCCCCCCGGGGCTGGCTCCCATCACCTTTTCTCCTCAAGCTATGGAAAAAATCAAGAACAGGGCCAAAAAAGTGCAAAGCTGGTACCTGGACATGAACATGGTGGCGAAATACTGGGGGAGCGAGCGTACGTACCATCATACCGCCCCCATCAGCA includes:
- a CDS encoding CoA-binding protein, with amino-acid sequence MDQVNFLDPIFKPRSIAVIGASTQVEKWGHRMVARPLNTGFRGAIYPVNPHSQEVAGLKAWAKISDLPKDIDLAVITLPAPMVAEALKECLRQGMRGAIIISAGFAEIGKEGKKLQEEIVSIAIEAKIPLVGPNCMGLWSAPVGLNLAFEEAPFRGSVAFISQSGTLGNYLMLLAKAKGYGFSSLVSSGNQAMLEVTDYLEYFGADEGTRAIILYIEGIQDAKRFARVVREVVKKKPIMVYKAGRFEVGVRAALSHTASLAGNDKIFDALCKQAGIIRCYDPLHTFDMAMALTAQPLPQGNRVAIISGGGGYCVTMAEAAAAWDLDVPELDPSASERIEKFLYPFAPHPRNPVDAASDIRPMTYARALDVLMSLDYIDGIFMMIPFMFEFQLRSPASIRDLMDATEIICSLPRKYNKPILGNMIPVASVGPALDLLQKAGIPFYASQDESARAMYALVRYARILANRD
- a CDS encoding alanine--glyoxylate aminotransferase family protein, which encodes MTGEFHPPARILMGPGPSNVDPRVLLAMAKPMVGHLDPEFIRIMNNLQDLLRHVFGTKNPVTIPISGTGSAGMEAAFVNVVEPGDRVLVCINGVFGERMADVAERCGAHLRTISAPWGEAFELEAIQKELRSFQPKVLAIVHAETSTGVLQPLEELPAILKNNPDTLLLVDTVTSLGGHPVNVDEWGIDICYSGTQKCLSCPPGLAPITFSPQAMEKIKNRAKKVQSWYLDMNMVAKYWGSERTYHHTAPISMNYALLEALRVIGEEGLAPRHERHRRNHLALVQGIEAMGLSMLVPEPYRLWSLNAVNIPQGIDDAKLRKKLLDEYNLEIGGGLGVLKGKIWRVGLMGYSSSEANVLYFLIALEQALREQGFEVPRGAGATAAKEFFSKAK
- a CDS encoding HU family DNA-binding protein codes for the protein MNKADLVAEVAKVVGSKRMAEDAISCVLDTIKKALKKGQTLTLVGFGTFKVGKRKARVGRNPQTGKEIKIPAKKVPKFAAGKALKNAVK